The Balearica regulorum gibbericeps isolate bBalReg1 chromosome 27, bBalReg1.pri, whole genome shotgun sequence genome contains a region encoding:
- the GKN2 gene encoding gastrokine-2 isoform X1 translates to MAVVLVLLGVFWTQTSALDTFVLQEPGNAYVTGTMTIHNEEHIVEVHVRSGVYSSDTIFDYSHGYIATRLFSRNACFIMKINKEYIPELREIGRLAFERKTMEKVYSPNIVWVQFRSGHSVLGSFKDWLLYGRPIEQLCTGLPLYQLAETQPLLNLHRCSNAGIPSILGLKICEKDN, encoded by the exons GCTGTGGTTCTCGTTTTGCTGGGAGTCTTTTGGACTCAGACTTCTGCATTGGAT ACTTTTGTCCTGCAAGAACCTGGCAATGCCTATGTCACTGGAACTATGACTATTCACAATGAGGAACACATTGTTGAAGTTCATGTCCGTTCTGGCGTGTATTCCTCTGATACCATTTTTGACTACTCGCAT ggGTATATTGCAACAAGGTTATTTTCACGAAATGCCTGCTttatcatgaaaataaataaggaataCATCCCAGAGCTGCGAGAAATTGGACGCCTGGCTTTTGAGAGAAAG ACTATGGAGAAAGTATACTCTCCAAATATTGTGTGGGTACAGTTTCGATCTGGCCATTCCGTGCTTGGGAGTTTCAAAGACTGGCTTCTCTATGGCAGACCCATTGAACAGCTCTGCACAGGTCTGCCTCTCTACCAGCTTGCAGAGACTCAAC cACTACTGAATCTTCATCGCTGTAGCAATGCAGGAATTCCAAGCATTTTGGGccttaaaatctgtgaaaaagaCAATTAG